The Conger conger chromosome 15, fConCon1.1, whole genome shotgun sequence genome contains a region encoding:
- the LOC133111723 gene encoding guanylyl cyclase-activating protein 2-like produces MGQSESGEQEVATSQIQELYTTFMQVCPSGTLHLHEFRRIFGVQSTSEEESLYIETIFRSFDTNRDNAIDFMEYVAALNLVLRGKLEDRLRWSFKVYDRDGNGRLDRNEVKHIIRIIYKIKKSETDMTPAQVCDRIFELVDKNKDGQISLSEFMEGAQKDEWLMDLLKLDVNASGWFIKNWKKKS; encoded by the exons ATGGGGCAATCAGAAAGTGGCGAGCAAGAGGTGGCGACGTCACAAATTCAAGAGCTGTATACAACTTTCATGCAAGTATGCCCCAGCGGTACTCTACATTTGCATGAGTTCAGAAGAATCTTCGGAGTACAAAGTACGTCGGAAGAGGAATCGTTGTACATAGAGACGATATTCCGTTCATTTGATACCAACCGG GACAACGCAATAGACTTCATGGAGTATGTGGCTGCACTGAACCTTGTACTTCGGGGGAAACTGGAAGACCGACTACGATGGTCTTTTAAAGTCTACGACAGAGACGGGAATGGACGGTTAGACCGGAATGAAGTGAAGCATATTATACGG atcatttataaaataaagaagTCAGAGACTGACATGACACCAGCTCAAGTTTGCGACAGAATCTTTGAACTTGTTGACAAAAATAAGGACG GTCAGATTTCATTGTCCGAGTTCATGGAGGGCGCCCAGAAAGACGAGTGGCTGATGGACCTGCTGAAATTGGACGTGAATGCCAGCGGCTGGTTCatcaaaaactggaaaaaaaaatcataa